Proteins co-encoded in one Halorussus sp. MSC15.2 genomic window:
- the minD gene encoding cell division ATPase MinD — MSGTVYAIASGKGGVGKTTTAINLGAMLADRDHSVVVVDTDLGMANLADFLDFEIETPTLHEVLAGEAAFEDAIYRAPGDIDVLPSATDIEAFVKSDPANLEAVVADLREKYDYVLLDTGAGVSYDTLVPLALADAVLLVATPDVASVRDTAKTGELAERVESEVRGAVLTQRSSDILNADDVEETLGTDVLAVVPQDEAVPMGIDAGRPLAAFAPNAPAGQAYRELAAVLTGDADPDPELDLADEGDGEDDHESADEDGTSEPTDADDELDADPFTGAELAGNVRDAIGEDDGTEKLLGGELANAADEIREQTEAGSATSPDSETERGRETRAGESGDEDASAGEENDGGGTDSASKDDRAGEGGSRDGDASGGEDESAASFGTNEARSVDDLIDEHISDERLADSNSQSGDADPLAQMSGDSSSGGESDTDFLDEDDDPLAAEESDDAEDEDDPFAAEDDPLAAGSSADRAESPTAADASEPKSNESASATATPEELDESESGLGESGGPTADAVPFEENEPAVPDDRRGERETGEPPQGDGESDERVSKGDSSEDDESKESDGVLGRLGSLFK; from the coding sequence ATGTCCGGCACGGTATACGCGATAGCGAGCGGCAAAGGAGGTGTCGGCAAGACGACGACGGCCATCAATCTCGGCGCGATGCTGGCCGACCGGGACCACTCGGTGGTCGTCGTGGACACCGACCTCGGGATGGCGAATCTCGCGGACTTCCTCGACTTCGAGATAGAGACGCCCACGCTCCACGAGGTGTTGGCGGGCGAGGCGGCCTTCGAGGACGCCATCTACCGAGCGCCCGGTGACATCGACGTGTTGCCGAGCGCGACGGACATCGAGGCGTTCGTCAAGTCCGACCCCGCCAACCTAGAGGCGGTCGTCGCCGACCTCCGCGAGAAGTACGACTACGTCCTGCTCGACACCGGAGCGGGCGTGAGCTACGACACGCTCGTCCCGCTGGCGCTCGCGGACGCCGTGCTGCTGGTCGCCACGCCCGACGTGGCCTCGGTCCGGGACACGGCCAAGACAGGCGAACTCGCCGAGCGCGTCGAGAGCGAGGTCCGAGGCGCGGTCCTGACCCAGCGCAGTAGCGACATCCTCAACGCCGACGATGTGGAGGAGACCCTCGGGACGGACGTTCTTGCCGTCGTCCCGCAGGACGAAGCGGTCCCGATGGGCATCGACGCCGGGCGTCCGCTCGCCGCGTTCGCACCCAACGCGCCCGCCGGGCAGGCCTACCGCGAACTGGCGGCGGTGCTGACGGGCGACGCCGACCCCGACCCCGAACTGGACCTCGCCGACGAAGGCGACGGCGAGGACGACCACGAATCGGCCGACGAGGACGGCACGTCCGAACCGACCGACGCGGACGACGAACTCGACGCAGACCCGTTCACCGGCGCGGAGTTAGCCGGAAACGTCCGCGACGCCATCGGCGAGGACGACGGGACGGAGAAACTCCTCGGCGGCGAACTGGCGAACGCGGCCGACGAGATTCGAGAGCAGACTGAGGCGGGGTCGGCGACGTCGCCGGACTCGGAGACCGAGCGCGGGAGGGAGACCCGCGCAGGCGAGAGCGGAGACGAGGACGCGAGCGCAGGCGAGGAGAACGACGGAGGCGGAACCGACAGCGCGAGCAAGGACGACCGCGCTGGCGAGGGCGGAAGCCGAGACGGAGACGCAAGCGGAGGCGAGGACGAGAGCGCGGCGTCGTTCGGCACGAACGAGGCCCGGAGCGTGGACGACCTCATCGACGAACACATCAGCGACGAGCGTCTCGCCGACTCGAACTCCCAGAGCGGAGACGCCGACCCGCTGGCACAGATGAGCGGCGACTCCTCGTCCGGCGGCGAGTCGGACACCGACTTCCTCGACGAGGACGACGACCCGCTCGCGGCCGAGGAGAGCGACGACGCCGAGGACGAGGACGACCCCTTCGCCGCCGAGGACGACCCGCTGGCCGCGGGGTCGTCGGCCGACCGGGCGGAGTCACCGACCGCGGCGGACGCGTCCGAACCGAAGTCGAACGAGTCGGCGTCGGCCACCGCGACGCCTGAGGAACTGGACGAGTCGGAATCCGGTCTCGGGGAGTCCGGCGGCCCGACGGCGGACGCGGTCCCGTTCGAGGAGAACGAACCTGCAGTCCCCGACGACCGCCGGGGCGAACGCGAGACGGGCGAACCCCCGCAGGGAGACGGCGAGTCCGACGAACGTGTCTCGAAGGGAGATAGTTCCGAGGACGACGAATCGAAAGAGAGCGACGGCGTTCTGGGCCGTCTCGGGTCGCTGTTCAAGTAG
- the argS gene encoding arginine--tRNA ligase: MYLQFRDDVEALLTSALDTLDLPTDDLGVEDPPEGVDAVLASSAAFRLAGEVGAPPPKVAADLADAIDASESELVAAAAAQGPYVNFAPSDAYYEGTAEAAQREDFGRLEPTGEEVVVEHTSANPTGPVHVGRARNPIVGDAVARILAFAGNDVDRHYYVNDAGRQMAVFTWAYETFEEDDLPDPERDKADYDLVRYYRIGNEFLEEGDPDEVEEAEDEIQAIMQGLESGDEETYERVQEVVDTVLGGMRETLDRLPAEFDEFVKETRFLRDGSADDVVSRLKELDEAVYEEDAWQLDLEEFGIEKNFVFLRSDGTTLYATRDLAHHEWKFDEYDRAVTVLGEDHKLQARQMNATLELLGNDTDDLRQVIYSYVNLPEGKMSTRAGTGIDLDDLLDEAIDRAREEVETRLDDRIRDDDLTDEDVERIAEQVGIGAVRYDIVSKQPTKAITFEWDRALDFEAQSAPYVQYVHARCCGILEEAGIDPASTAPVAEGFDASLLETEAERELLAVVARFPAVIEEAAEDLEPHVVATYTREIADTFNTFYRECPVLADDVDDDLRDARLALVAASKHAVGNALQVLGVAAPRSM, translated from the coding sequence ATGTATCTCCAGTTCCGGGACGACGTGGAGGCGCTTCTGACCTCCGCACTCGACACGCTCGACCTCCCGACCGACGACCTCGGTGTCGAGGACCCGCCCGAGGGCGTAGACGCCGTGCTGGCCTCCAGCGCGGCGTTCCGACTCGCCGGGGAAGTCGGCGCACCCCCGCCGAAGGTCGCGGCCGACCTCGCCGACGCAATCGACGCGAGTGAGTCAGAACTCGTCGCCGCCGCCGCCGCGCAGGGACCGTACGTCAACTTCGCGCCGAGCGACGCCTACTACGAGGGCACCGCCGAGGCGGCCCAGCGCGAGGACTTCGGCCGCCTCGAACCGACCGGCGAGGAGGTCGTGGTCGAACACACCTCCGCGAACCCGACCGGCCCGGTCCACGTCGGGCGGGCGCGCAACCCCATCGTCGGCGACGCCGTGGCGCGCATCCTCGCGTTCGCGGGCAACGACGTGGACCGCCACTACTACGTCAACGACGCGGGCCGCCAGATGGCCGTCTTCACGTGGGCCTACGAGACCTTCGAGGAAGACGACCTGCCGGACCCGGAGCGCGACAAGGCCGACTACGACCTCGTGCGCTACTACCGGATAGGTAACGAGTTCTTGGAGGAGGGCGACCCCGACGAAGTCGAGGAGGCCGAAGACGAGATTCAGGCCATCATGCAGGGGCTGGAGTCCGGCGACGAGGAGACCTACGAGCGCGTGCAGGAGGTCGTGGACACCGTCCTCGGCGGGATGCGCGAGACGCTCGACCGCCTGCCCGCCGAGTTCGACGAGTTCGTCAAGGAGACCCGGTTCCTCCGCGACGGGTCGGCCGACGACGTGGTCTCGCGCCTGAAGGAACTCGACGAGGCCGTCTACGAGGAAGACGCGTGGCAACTCGACTTGGAGGAGTTCGGCATCGAGAAGAACTTCGTGTTCCTCCGGTCGGACGGCACCACGCTCTACGCGACCCGGGACCTCGCCCACCACGAGTGGAAGTTCGACGAGTACGACCGCGCCGTGACGGTCCTCGGAGAGGACCACAAGCTACAGGCCCGCCAGATGAACGCGACGCTCGAACTGCTGGGCAACGACACCGACGACCTCCGGCAGGTCATCTACTCCTACGTCAATCTCCCCGAGGGCAAGATGTCCACGCGCGCGGGCACCGGAATCGACCTCGACGACCTGCTCGACGAGGCCATCGACCGCGCCCGCGAGGAGGTCGAGACCCGACTCGACGACCGCATCCGCGACGACGACCTGACCGACGAGGACGTAGAGCGCATCGCCGAGCAGGTCGGCATCGGCGCGGTCCGGTACGACATCGTCTCCAAGCAACCGACGAAGGCCATCACCTTCGAGTGGGACCGCGCGCTCGACTTCGAGGCCCAGAGCGCGCCCTACGTCCAGTACGTCCACGCTCGCTGTTGCGGGATTCTCGAAGAGGCCGGAATCGACCCCGCTAGCACCGCCCCGGTCGCCGAGGGCTTCGACGCCTCCCTGCTGGAGACCGAGGCCGAGCGCGAACTGCTGGCGGTCGTCGCGCGCTTCCCCGCGGTCATCGAGGAGGCCGCGGAAGACCTCGAACCGCACGTAGTCGCCACCTACACCCGAGAAATCGCCGATACGTTCAACACGTTCTACCGCGAGTGCCCGGTGCTGGCCGACGACGTGGACGACGACCTGCGAGACGCCCGCCTCGCACTGGTCGCGGCGTCGAAGCACGCGGTCGGCAACGCGCTGCAGGTGCTGGGCGTCGCCGCGCCCCGGTCGATGTAA
- a CDS encoding PQQ-binding-like beta-propeller repeat protein, protein MNWSPSRREFLTVAGPGGVAPSVVTDRRASLGNVSLGNATDAVPDHPFAPTPEVEWSVDTETEEPLLRGSAADDAVYLTTETGVRGFSTDGRERWRRRIARDGADHPVEIHPGTGVVYAEGRAGIQALDAEDGHTRWRYAGESGVAERYVDVSLVTPETVFVHEDGIAAVAASDGHERWRFRPDDSLWFNPHLDGDTLYAGTTHGHLYALSATDGSVRWHADRSADGTPRFSVAGVTDDVVLAWGYETGRLYGFDCDDGALRWRFDADADERGFPGVVLEDTAYLGDGRRLRAISTAGGTERWRYDAGGPVVGWPRIDDRTAYFGTRGGVHAVSTADGTGRWRFSTDADARASVVGVTDGTVVVDSEAEAVYGLDAKRGRLRWRFDHPGRSRWLPQVTDDGVYFVTGSGTIYALSSPDSTPLYDAYRTATSPVALAVGGLVGAAVLARAYRRRDPDYDARGDSATPTEIADFELGDRLAGSDSAEVFEARNPAGDRVALTRVTPDAIADDAFEAAVEKWADLDVRGVLAVRTWGTEPSPWVATDPADASLADRAEDLPTADLAHALADAAETVHRAHRAGVTHGALGPGTLWLSDGEVRVSGWRLAAARRAESPVRPTEPNDDPETADGDRLAVLAAGLLGGSATDPDRPDELDAVLSRALAADSADGYDSPLRFADALRWAVRETGMPRKGVGE, encoded by the coding sequence ATGAACTGGTCGCCGAGTAGACGGGAGTTTCTCACGGTCGCCGGTCCGGGAGGCGTCGCGCCGTCGGTCGTCACGGACCGTCGGGCGAGTCTCGGCAACGTCTCTCTCGGGAACGCGACCGACGCCGTGCCCGACCATCCGTTCGCGCCGACGCCCGAAGTCGAGTGGTCCGTCGATACCGAGACCGAGGAGCCGTTACTTCGCGGGTCGGCGGCCGACGACGCGGTCTACCTCACGACCGAGACCGGCGTGCGCGGATTCTCGACCGACGGACGCGAGCGGTGGCGTCGCCGGATAGCGAGGGACGGTGCGGACCATCCGGTCGAGATACACCCCGGAACGGGCGTGGTCTACGCCGAAGGCAGGGCGGGAATCCAGGCGCTCGACGCCGAAGACGGTCACACCCGGTGGCGGTACGCTGGCGAGAGCGGCGTCGCCGAGAGATACGTGGACGTCTCGCTCGTGACTCCCGAGACGGTCTTCGTTCACGAAGACGGTATCGCGGCGGTCGCGGCGTCGGACGGACACGAGCGATGGCGATTCCGACCGGACGACTCGCTCTGGTTCAACCCCCACCTCGACGGTGACACCCTCTATGCCGGGACGACGCACGGTCATCTGTACGCGCTCTCCGCCACGGACGGGAGCGTCCGCTGGCACGCCGACCGCTCTGCCGACGGTACGCCGCGGTTTTCGGTCGCCGGCGTGACCGACGACGTCGTGCTCGCGTGGGGCTACGAGACCGGGCGACTGTACGGGTTCGACTGCGACGACGGGGCGCTCCGGTGGCGATTCGACGCCGACGCGGACGAGAGGGGGTTTCCCGGGGTCGTTCTGGAGGACACGGCGTACCTCGGCGACGGTCGGCGACTCCGCGCGATTTCGACCGCCGGCGGGACCGAACGCTGGCGATACGACGCGGGCGGCCCGGTTGTCGGTTGGCCCCGAATCGACGACCGGACCGCGTACTTCGGTACGCGCGGCGGCGTCCACGCTGTCTCGACCGCCGACGGAACCGGACGATGGCGCTTCTCGACGGACGCGGACGCCCGAGCGTCCGTCGTCGGCGTCACCGACGGGACAGTCGTCGTAGACAGTGAGGCGGAGGCCGTCTACGGACTGGACGCGAAACGCGGCCGTCTCCGGTGGCGGTTCGACCATCCCGGCCGCTCGCGGTGGTTGCCGCAGGTCACCGACGACGGGGTCTACTTCGTCACCGGGTCGGGCACCATCTACGCCCTCTCGTCGCCCGATTCGACGCCGCTCTACGACGCTTACCGGACCGCCACCTCGCCCGTCGCTCTCGCGGTCGGCGGTCTCGTCGGTGCGGCGGTCCTCGCGCGAGCGTATCGCCGTCGCGACCCCGACTACGACGCCCGCGGCGACTCGGCGACCCCGACCGAAATCGCGGACTTCGAACTCGGCGACCGCCTCGCCGGGTCCGACTCCGCAGAGGTCTTCGAGGCCCGGAACCCGGCGGGCGACCGCGTCGCGCTGACGCGAGTCACCCCCGACGCGATAGCGGACGACGCCTTCGAGGCGGCCGTCGAAAAGTGGGCAGACCTCGACGTTCGGGGCGTCCTCGCCGTCCGTACGTGGGGTACCGAACCGTCGCCGTGGGTCGCCACCGACCCAGCAGACGCATCCCTCGCCGACCGCGCCGAGGACCTGCCGACTGCCGACCTCGCCCACGCGCTCGCCGATGCGGCCGAGACGGTTCACCGCGCTCACCGCGCCGGCGTCACGCACGGCGCACTCGGCCCCGGAACCCTCTGGCTGTCGGACGGGGAGGTTCGAGTCAGCGGTTGGCGACTCGCTGCCGCGCGCCGCGCCGAGTCACCCGTTCGGCCGACGGAACCGAACGACGACCCGGAGACCGCCGACGGCGACCGTCTCGCGGTGCTTGCCGCCGGCCTACTCGGAGGCTCCGCGACCGACCCCGACCGACCCGACGAACTCGACGCGGTCCTCTCGCGGGCGCTCGCGGCCGACTCCGCCGACGGCTACGACTCGCCGCTCCGGTTCGCCGATGCGCTTCGGTGGGCCGTCCGAGAGACCGGGATGCCCCGGAAGGGCGTCGGAGAGTAA
- a CDS encoding Na+/H+ antiporter NhaC family protein, translating to MASETYGIISLLPALLAIVLTLVSRQVLLSLFAGIWIGATILMGWNPVVGAAHSLQLVIDNITASFNSKLLLFTFLSGAMLGMIFLSGGMKALADRIISGIRTRRQAELGTSILGMLIFVDSYASTMITGSVMRPITDKFDISREKLAYLLDSTTSPVVSVAVVSTWVGFEVGLIKEQFSALGIERSAFVVFLQSIPFRFYSLLAVALVFIVVITGWNFGPMKRAEKRAKETGKVLRDDADPLLETREEDIVTPDHVDSRWWYFAAPIVALVTVTGLGLLTSGGWPGVAPVEALKDAATADAILWGVFSACALLLAILVGHARVELEDISDSIFEGFKMVMFPVAVLSLAWTIGSVSEALGVGPYVVSVAEGVITAELLPAVVFLAAAIISFSIGTSWGTMGIMFPVAVPLAFNLGAPLPGAIGAILTGSLFGDHCSPISDTTVLSSMFAGADHVDHVNTQIPYAVLCGTVATGLFLASGYGVSPPPLLAAGVFALIAAAYGLSQHTTVTMPKVFGSDAD from the coding sequence ATGGCATCTGAAACGTACGGTATCATCAGTCTGCTCCCGGCACTCCTCGCCATCGTGCTGACGCTGGTGAGCAGACAGGTGTTGCTCTCGCTGTTCGCGGGCATCTGGATAGGTGCGACCATCCTGATGGGGTGGAATCCGGTCGTCGGGGCGGCCCACTCCCTCCAGTTGGTCATCGACAACATCACCGCATCGTTCAACAGCAAACTCCTGTTGTTCACGTTCCTCTCGGGCGCGATGCTCGGGATGATATTCCTCTCCGGGGGCATGAAGGCCCTCGCAGACCGCATCATCTCGGGGATTCGGACCCGCCGACAGGCGGAACTCGGGACGAGCATCCTCGGGATGCTCATCTTCGTGGACTCGTACGCGAGTACGATGATTACCGGGTCCGTGATGCGGCCCATCACCGACAAGTTCGACATCAGCCGCGAGAAACTCGCGTACCTGCTCGACTCCACCACCTCGCCGGTCGTCAGCGTCGCCGTCGTCTCGACGTGGGTCGGCTTCGAGGTCGGCCTCATCAAGGAGCAGTTCTCGGCGCTCGGCATCGAACGGAGCGCGTTCGTGGTGTTCCTCCAGAGCATCCCGTTCAGATTCTACAGTCTGCTCGCGGTGGCGCTCGTGTTCATCGTCGTCATCACCGGGTGGAACTTCGGCCCGATGAAGCGCGCGGAGAAGCGCGCGAAGGAGACGGGGAAGGTCCTCCGCGACGACGCCGACCCGCTGCTGGAGACCCGCGAGGAGGACATCGTCACGCCCGACCACGTCGATTCGCGCTGGTGGTACTTCGCGGCCCCCATCGTCGCGCTCGTGACCGTCACGGGTCTCGGACTCCTCACCTCCGGCGGATGGCCGGGCGTCGCGCCGGTCGAAGCGCTGAAGGACGCCGCGACGGCCGACGCCATCCTCTGGGGCGTCTTCTCGGCCTGCGCCCTCCTGTTGGCCATCCTCGTCGGTCACGCTCGCGTCGAACTCGAAGACATCAGCGACTCCATCTTCGAGGGGTTCAAGATGGTGATGTTCCCGGTCGCCGTCCTCTCGCTGGCGTGGACCATCGGGTCGGTCAGCGAGGCGCTCGGCGTCGGTCCCTACGTCGTCTCGGTGGCGGAGGGCGTCATCACCGCCGAACTCCTCCCCGCGGTCGTCTTCCTCGCCGCGGCCATCATCTCGTTCAGTATCGGCACTTCGTGGGGGACGATGGGCATCATGTTCCCCGTGGCCGTGCCCCTCGCGTTCAACCTCGGCGCACCGCTCCCGGGCGCTATCGGCGCGATTCTCACCGGGTCGCTGTTCGGCGACCACTGCTCGCCCATCAGCGACACGACGGTGCTGTCGTCGATGTTCGCCGGGGCCGACCACGTGGACCACGTGAACACCCAGATTCCGTACGCCGTCCTCTGCGGGACCGTGGCGACCGGCCTGTTCCTCGCCAGCGGCTACGGCGTCTCGCCGCCGCCGCTGCTCGCCGCGGGCGTCTTCGCACTCATCGCGGCCGCCTACGGCCTGTCCCAGCACACGACGGTCACGATGCCGAAGGTCTTCGGTTCGGACGCCGACTGA
- the twy1 gene encoding 4-demethylwyosine synthase TYW1 codes for MSESDTVEETSTSNRDSQSSDDGPKQVDSPDYHSENHTAAQTCGWTANALRGEGKCYKNIFYGIESHRCIQMTPVVKCNERCVFCWRDHAGHAYELGDVEWDDPEAVVDASIDLQKKLLSGFGGNDEVPRERFEESMEPRHVAISLDGEPTLYPYLPELIEAFHDRDITTFLVSNGTRPEVIRECDPTQLYVSVDAPERHTFDEVVKAMEDDAWEKLVETMDVLAEKDETRTVLRTTLVGGENVRHPDWYAGFYRRADPDFVELKSYMHVGESRDRVARESMLDHEDVMAFAEQIQEHMPDHEYLKEVPVSRVALLSKTDDTWVPKLKKDSDFWARDAVSGD; via the coding sequence ATGAGCGAATCGGACACCGTCGAGGAGACCTCGACGAGCAATCGAGACTCCCAGAGTTCGGACGACGGTCCCAAACAGGTGGACTCCCCGGACTACCACAGCGAGAACCACACCGCCGCCCAGACCTGCGGATGGACCGCCAACGCCCTGCGCGGAGAGGGCAAGTGCTACAAGAACATCTTCTACGGTATCGAGTCCCACAGGTGCATCCAGATGACGCCCGTGGTCAAGTGCAACGAGCGGTGCGTCTTCTGCTGGCGGGACCACGCCGGTCACGCCTACGAACTCGGGGACGTCGAGTGGGACGACCCGGAGGCGGTCGTGGACGCCAGCATCGACCTCCAGAAGAAACTCCTCTCGGGATTCGGCGGCAACGACGAGGTGCCCCGCGAGCGATTCGAGGAGAGCATGGAACCCCGCCACGTCGCAATCAGCCTCGACGGCGAACCGACGCTCTACCCCTATCTGCCCGAACTCATCGAGGCGTTCCACGACCGCGACATCACCACGTTCCTCGTGAGCAACGGGACCCGGCCCGAGGTCATCCGGGAGTGCGACCCGACGCAACTCTACGTCAGCGTGGACGCCCCCGAGCGCCACACCTTCGACGAGGTGGTGAAGGCGATGGAGGACGACGCGTGGGAGAAGTTGGTCGAGACGATGGACGTGCTGGCCGAGAAAGACGAGACCCGGACCGTCCTCCGGACCACGCTGGTCGGCGGGGAGAACGTCCGCCACCCCGACTGGTACGCCGGGTTCTATCGACGCGCCGACCCCGACTTCGTGGAACTCAAGTCCTACATGCACGTCGGCGAGTCGCGTGACCGAGTGGCCAGAGAGTCGATGCTCGACCACGAGGACGTGATGGCGTTCGCCGAGCAGATTCAGGAGCACATGCCCGACCACGAGTACCTGAAGGAGGTGCCCGTCTCGCGGGTGGCCCTGCTGTCGAAGACCGACGACACGTGGGTGCCGAAGTTGAAGAAGGACAGCGATTTCTGGGCACGGGACGCCGTGAGCGGGGACTGA
- a CDS encoding cupin domain-containing protein, with product MEKVNLDAGFDSFDETWSPRLAAELNGQAVKLAKLEGEFVWHRHDDADELFLVRDGRLRIELRDDEDVTLDEGEMLVVPAGVEHRPVADDGEAEVLLFEPTETKNTGNVESEETEEELERL from the coding sequence ATGGAGAAGGTGAACCTCGACGCTGGCTTCGACTCGTTCGACGAGACGTGGTCGCCCCGCCTCGCGGCCGAACTCAACGGACAGGCGGTCAAACTCGCCAAGTTGGAGGGCGAGTTCGTCTGGCACCGCCACGACGACGCCGACGAACTCTTTCTGGTCCGGGACGGGCGACTGCGCATCGAACTTCGAGACGACGAGGACGTGACCCTCGACGAGGGCGAGATGCTGGTCGTTCCGGCGGGCGTCGAACACCGGCCGGTCGCGGACGACGGGGAAGCCGAGGTACTGCTCTTCGAACCGACCGAGACGAAGAACACGGGGAACGTCGAGAGCGAGGAGACCGAGGAGGAACTGGAGCGACTCTGA
- a CDS encoding ABC transporter substrate-binding protein — protein MARDSQVGCSQVSSARRRFIAAGTSVALGGLLAGCTGEGGSSPDETETQSETETQRQTESESETTTAAESYSVSMSPVGTVEFDTVPENVFTVFPQYADMAVALGRGDAVNSVYVPKMSGTTMNHYYHHLDGVSFDWKELSDPLNGGLTKELLFELDSDVHLADPAWVSTQDNWDESDTEDIDSQVAPWFGNFYSGTRASPPDGYQNYEYYDLWQLFGKVAEVFRERERYEALAAVHDTLVSSVQERLPPEDERPTAVRATLAGDGESFYTYHLNKPGYWLADTRPLGANDAFAEQDWSDLWGTVDYETMLEADPDVILHLWGATPNYSMADTRASLEDHPVGSQLTAVKNDRVYASGMRYQGPIMNLFQIEMTAKQLYPDLFGEWPTYEDGDHYPEIPEGEQLFDREKVASIVTGN, from the coding sequence ATGGCTCGTGATTCGCAGGTCGGTTGTTCGCAGGTTAGTTCGGCGCGGCGGCGCTTCATCGCGGCCGGAACGAGCGTCGCGCTCGGCGGGTTGCTCGCCGGTTGTACCGGCGAGGGTGGGTCGTCCCCGGACGAGACAGAGACGCAATCCGAGACGGAAACCCAGCGACAGACGGAGTCGGAATCCGAGACGACGACGGCCGCGGAGTCGTACTCGGTATCGATGTCGCCGGTGGGGACGGTCGAGTTCGATACCGTTCCCGAGAACGTCTTCACGGTGTTCCCGCAGTACGCCGACATGGCCGTCGCGCTGGGTCGCGGCGACGCGGTGAACTCGGTGTACGTCCCGAAGATGTCCGGGACCACGATGAACCACTACTACCACCACCTCGACGGCGTCTCGTTCGACTGGAAGGAACTCTCGGACCCGCTGAACGGTGGACTCACGAAGGAACTCCTCTTCGAACTCGACAGCGACGTTCACCTCGCCGACCCCGCGTGGGTCTCGACGCAGGACAACTGGGACGAGTCGGACACCGAGGACATCGACTCGCAGGTCGCCCCGTGGTTCGGCAACTTCTACAGCGGAACGCGGGCTTCGCCGCCGGACGGCTACCAGAACTACGAGTACTACGACCTCTGGCAACTCTTCGGGAAGGTCGCCGAGGTGTTCAGAGAGCGCGAGCGCTACGAGGCGCTGGCCGCGGTCCACGATACTCTCGTCTCCTCCGTTCAGGAGCGACTCCCGCCGGAGGACGAGCGACCGACGGCCGTGCGCGCCACGCTCGCGGGCGACGGCGAGTCGTTCTACACGTACCACCTCAACAAGCCGGGCTACTGGCTGGCCGACACCCGACCGCTTGGCGCGAACGACGCGTTCGCGGAACAGGACTGGAGCGACCTCTGGGGGACCGTCGATTACGAGACCATGCTGGAGGCCGACCCCGACGTGATTCTCCACCTCTGGGGCGCGACGCCGAACTACAGCATGGCCGACACGCGCGCCTCGCTGGAGGACCACCCGGTCGGGAGCCAACTCACGGCGGTGAAGAACGACCGCGTGTACGCCTCCGGGATGCGGTATCAGGGTCCCATCATGAACCTGTTCCAGATAGAGATGACCGCCAAACAGCTCTACCCCGACCTGTTCGGCGAGTGGCCCACCTACGAAGACGGCGACCACTATCCCGAGATTCCCGAGGGTGAGCAGTTGTTCGACCGCGAGAAGGTCGCGTCCATCGTAACCGGAAACTAG
- a CDS encoding DUF120 domain-containing protein → MSATRPRAVGYDELAALKLLALDGGLDGDVKVSCSGLADRLDASNQTASRRLQQLDDAGLVEREMVSDGQWISITEDGKWALKREYEDYRRIFETPAGIDLTGTVTSGMGEGRHYISLPGYMEQFEDRLGYEPFLGTLNVELTDESIRARSAMEALEPVHIDGWEDDDRTYGPAVCYPAVVETQDGEVYEQAHTIAPERTHHDEDQLEVIAPEKLREELGLEDGDHVTVHVEETA, encoded by the coding sequence ATGTCAGCGACACGGCCGCGCGCAGTCGGGTACGACGAACTCGCGGCGCTCAAACTTCTCGCACTCGACGGCGGACTGGACGGGGACGTCAAGGTCTCGTGTTCCGGTCTCGCGGACCGCCTCGACGCCTCCAACCAGACCGCCTCTCGGCGACTCCAGCAACTCGACGACGCCGGACTCGTGGAGCGCGAGATGGTCAGCGACGGCCAGTGGATTTCGATTACCGAGGACGGCAAGTGGGCGCTCAAGCGCGAGTACGAGGACTACCGGCGCATCTTCGAGACGCCCGCGGGCATCGACCTGACGGGCACCGTCACCAGCGGGATGGGCGAGGGACGCCACTACATCTCCCTGCCGGGGTACATGGAGCAGTTCGAGGACCGACTGGGTTACGAACCGTTCCTCGGCACGCTCAACGTCGAACTCACCGACGAGAGCATCCGCGCTCGGTCGGCGATGGAGGCGCTGGAACCCGTCCACATCGATGGATGGGAGGACGACGACCGCACCTACGGTCCGGCGGTCTGCTACCCCGCCGTGGTCGAGACCCAAGATGGCGAGGTGTACGAGCAGGCTCACACCATCGCTCCCGAGCGTACCCACCACGACGAGGACCAGTTAGAGGTCATCGCGCCCGAGAAACTCCGCGAGGAACTGGGACTCGAAGACGGCGACCACGTCACCGTCCACGTCGAGGAGACAGCATGA